One Edaphobacter flagellatus genomic region harbors:
- the nadA gene encoding quinolinate synthase NadA encodes MSVLLEEVAAQPAALAATESCSLDHYLSQPDHTMDARIAAARATLGTDVVLLGHHYQRDEVIRFADYTGDSYKLSKVASQTDAKYMIFCGVHFMAETADVLAKPFQQVILPDLNAGCSMADMAEIGQVEDCWDSLERAGLTEDILPLTYMNSAAAIKAFCGERGGLVCTSSNARGAFEWAFARKSKILFLPDQHLGRNTAFAMGIPLSEMVVWDPYQINGGVMPDRLKAAKVILWKGHCSVHQRFLPEHVDRIRATYPDMQVIVHPECRWEVCQKADAIGSTERIIDVIEKAPEGASFAVGTEIHLVNRMAKRFAPLGKKIITLDDSGCLCTTMYRISPQHLAWSLENLVQGNVVNRIKVDDDVKHWAKVALDRMLEVKA; translated from the coding sequence TTGAGCGTTTTACTGGAAGAGGTCGCGGCACAGCCCGCGGCATTGGCAGCTACAGAGTCCTGTTCCCTCGATCACTATCTCTCGCAGCCGGACCACACGATGGACGCCCGCATTGCGGCAGCGCGCGCCACACTGGGAACCGACGTCGTCCTGCTGGGGCACCACTACCAGCGCGACGAGGTGATCCGGTTTGCCGACTACACCGGCGACAGCTACAAATTGTCGAAAGTCGCCTCGCAGACAGATGCGAAGTACATGATCTTCTGCGGTGTGCACTTCATGGCGGAAACAGCCGACGTGCTGGCGAAGCCATTCCAGCAGGTGATCCTGCCCGATCTCAACGCCGGTTGTTCGATGGCTGACATGGCCGAGATCGGCCAGGTCGAGGACTGCTGGGACTCGCTGGAGCGTGCCGGGCTCACCGAAGATATCCTGCCGCTGACTTACATGAACTCTGCTGCAGCCATCAAGGCTTTCTGTGGCGAGCGCGGCGGCCTGGTCTGCACCTCGTCGAACGCACGTGGCGCGTTTGAGTGGGCCTTTGCGCGGAAGTCGAAGATCCTCTTCCTGCCTGACCAGCACCTTGGCCGCAACACGGCCTTCGCGATGGGCATTCCCCTGAGCGAGATGGTCGTATGGGACCCCTACCAGATCAACGGCGGCGTAATGCCTGATCGGCTCAAAGCCGCGAAGGTCATCCTGTGGAAGGGACACTGCTCGGTGCATCAACGCTTTCTGCCGGAGCATGTCGATCGTATTCGTGCGACTTACCCCGACATGCAGGTCATCGTGCATCCCGAATGCCGCTGGGAGGTTTGCCAGAAAGCCGACGCTATCGGATCAACGGAACGCATCATCGATGTGATTGAGAAGGCTCCCGAAGGCGCGAGCTTTGCCGTCGGCACGGAGATCCACCTCGTCAATCGCATGGCGAAGCGATTCGCTCCGCTGGGTAAGAAAATCATCACACTCGATGACTCCGGTTGCCTGTGCACGACGATGTACCGTATCTCACCGCAGCATCTAGCCTGGTCGCTGGAGAATCTGGTACAGGGCAACGTCGTCAATCGCATAAAGGTAGACGATGACGTAAAGCACTGGGCCAAGGTCGCTCTCGACCGCATGCTTGAGGTCAAAGCTTGA
- a CDS encoding Sec-independent protein translocase subunit TatA/TatB, protein MPSLGDSAFLFILALILFGPKKLPELARQLGKLMGEFRRASNEFRMQMEEELRVSEQQEQQKKIAAMEAAAPAAPALESNSENTIAAPAENVSTETPAEGTSQEPLPIATSGELNLMPPSTGLPVASSTSVSHAFDSVPHVEDPELSQNHIVTDRSEGHTPDAPDHTADHTVSEAQVHG, encoded by the coding sequence ATGCCGAGCCTCGGCGATAGCGCCTTTCTATTTATCCTCGCCCTCATCCTCTTCGGTCCGAAGAAGTTGCCCGAACTTGCGCGCCAGTTGGGCAAATTGATGGGTGAGTTCCGCCGTGCTTCCAACGAGTTCCGTATGCAGATGGAAGAAGAACTGCGCGTCTCCGAGCAACAGGAGCAGCAAAAGAAGATCGCCGCGATGGAAGCCGCCGCGCCTGCTGCGCCGGCGCTGGAGTCCAACTCCGAAAATACTATCGCTGCTCCGGCCGAGAACGTTTCAACGGAGACACCGGCAGAAGGTACTTCTCAAGAACCTCTCCCCATAGCCACTTCGGGCGAACTGAATCTGATGCCGCCGTCCACCGGGCTTCCTGTAGCCAGCTCGACATCGGTGTCGCATGCCTTTGACTCGGTTCCTCATGTTGAGGACCCTGAGCTATCCCAGAACCACATCGTGACCGACCGCTCTGAAGGCCACACGCCGGATGCTCCCGATCACACCGCAGACCACACTGTAAGCGAGGCCCAAGTTCATGGCTGA
- the tatC gene encoding twin-arginine translocase subunit TatC yields MADLVDRARAAVTDRAELPGMSLMEHLTELRTRLIHSVVYLLIGFVVAYIFHERLYGFVQAPLDQLHIDLNFTHPTDGLNLYLKTSLVAGAILASPFILYQIWLFISPGMYANEKRYVVPFMGATIGLFFAGAWFGYRWVLPGAIKVLVLEFGKRFHPILTIEDYTGFFMAVILGLGICFELPILIFFLSLFGLVDAKFLLKHFRYAVLIIFVIAAVICPSPEPTAMCLFALPMLALYFLGVGVAFFVHPNRRKPKEANVA; encoded by the coding sequence ATGGCTGATCTGGTCGACCGCGCTCGCGCCGCTGTTACGGACCGCGCCGAGCTGCCAGGCATGAGCCTGATGGAGCATCTTACGGAGCTGCGCACGCGGCTCATCCACTCCGTTGTCTATCTGCTGATAGGCTTTGTCGTTGCCTACATCTTTCATGAACGGCTCTATGGCTTTGTACAAGCTCCGCTTGACCAGCTTCATATTGATCTGAACTTCACACATCCTACAGATGGCCTCAACCTGTATCTCAAAACATCGCTAGTGGCGGGTGCGATTCTTGCGTCACCGTTCATTCTGTACCAGATATGGCTTTTCATTTCGCCCGGAATGTATGCCAACGAAAAGCGCTATGTAGTCCCTTTCATGGGGGCGACGATAGGCCTCTTTTTTGCCGGCGCGTGGTTTGGATACCGCTGGGTGCTTCCTGGCGCGATCAAGGTGCTTGTCCTCGAGTTCGGCAAACGATTTCATCCTATCCTCACCATTGAGGATTACACCGGCTTTTTCATGGCAGTCATCCTCGGCCTCGGTATCTGCTTTGAGCTGCCGATTCTCATCTTTTTTCTTTCACTCTTTGGCCTGGTTGATGCAAAGTTTCTTCTCAAGCATTTCCGCTATGCCGTGCTGATCATCTTCGTTATCGCCGCAGTCATCTGCCCTTCACCTGAGCCTACGGCGATGTGCCTTTTCGCATTGCCTATGCTTGCGTTGTATTTCCTCGGTGTTGGGGTTGCCTTCTTCGTCCATCCAAACCGTCGTAAGCCGAAAGAAGCCAACGTCGCATGA